The following coding sequences lie in one Flavobacteriales bacterium genomic window:
- a CDS encoding purine-nucleoside phosphorylase: MLEQIQQAKNYIQSLTQTKPVVGIVLGSGLGNLTSNIQIEHTIPYKDIPNFPISTVEGHQGALIIGKLNGLSIIAMKGRFHYYEGYSAQQCTFPIRVMHALGIKQLVLSNASGGVNENFEIGDIMLINDHINLLPDNPLRGKNIDELGPRFPDMSEPYSKQLNAIIKNVASSNKIRLQEGVYAALSGPTYETPAEYNYIRIIGADAVGMSTVPEVIVANHIGLPCVALSIITDLGVKGKIVEISHEEVQEIAQKSEPIMTFLIKELLATIYDVKAVAN; this comes from the coding sequence ATGTTAGAGCAAATACAGCAAGCTAAAAATTACATTCAATCCTTAACTCAAACAAAACCAGTAGTAGGTATTGTTTTAGGTAGTGGTCTAGGCAACCTAACTTCGAATATCCAAATAGAACATACTATTCCTTATAAGGATATTCCAAATTTTCCAATTTCTACTGTTGAAGGGCATCAAGGTGCATTAATTATTGGAAAACTAAATGGTCTTTCAATAATTGCTATGAAAGGCAGGTTTCATTATTATGAAGGGTATTCGGCACAACAATGTACTTTTCCTATAAGAGTTATGCACGCTTTGGGAATAAAACAATTAGTATTAAGTAATGCTAGTGGTGGCGTCAATGAAAATTTTGAGATTGGAGATATTATGTTAATAAACGATCATATTAATTTATTACCTGACAATCCATTACGAGGAAAGAATATTGATGAACTAGGCCCACGTTTTCCAGACATGAGTGAGCCTTATTCTAAACAATTGAATGCTATTATTAAAAATGTTGCATCTTCAAATAAAATAAGACTTCAAGAAGGTGTTTATGCCGCTTTATCAGGCCCAACTTATGAAACACCTGCTGAATACAATTACATTAGAATAATTGGAGCTGATGCTGTAGGAATGAGTACCGTTCCCGAAGTTATTGTTGCCAATCATATTGGGTTACCATGTGTTGCATTATCTATTATTACTGACTTAGGGGTAAAAGGCAAAATTGTTGAAATAAGCCATGAAGAAGTTCAAGAGATTGCTCAAAAATCGGAACCTATTATGACTTTTCTCATTAAAGAATTACTAGCCACTATTTATGATGTAAAAGCAGTAGCTAATTAA
- the lpxK gene encoding tetraacyldisaccharide 4'-kinase, which yields MSKILSIILYPLSLIYGITTFLRNKLYDVGILKSRKFKIPIISVGNLNVGGVGKTPHVEYLIRILNQYRIASLSRGYKRSTKGYYKADITSTVNEIGDEPLQYKTKFDNIVVAVDENRVRGIKKIRETSPDINVVILDDAYQHRAVSPGLNILVTDYSKLYINDLVLPSGRLREWATGSSRADIIIVSKTPTILSPIDIRRIKDELHPKSHQEIFFSYTQYGTLIPFTTHAETFQFDNQKTCSVLLITGIAKPSPLFYHIKDHYNTVEHIKFPDHHNFDSNDIKNIRNSFNDLFGNNKLIITTEKDIMRLSLPEIKKQIEDLPIFYQPIEIAFHGNGKEEFDSKILKYVRANTAS from the coding sequence TTGAGCAAGATTTTATCCATAATACTTTATCCATTATCATTAATATATGGTATAACTACATTTTTAAGGAATAAATTGTATGATGTAGGTATTTTAAAATCTCGCAAATTTAAAATACCAATAATATCTGTTGGCAATTTAAATGTAGGTGGTGTAGGTAAAACACCTCATGTTGAGTATTTAATTCGAATACTCAACCAATATAGGATAGCATCACTAAGTAGAGGATACAAAAGAAGTACCAAAGGTTATTATAAAGCAGATATTACTTCAACTGTTAATGAAATTGGGGATGAACCCCTACAATATAAAACCAAATTTGATAATATAGTTGTTGCTGTTGATGAAAATAGAGTTAGGGGAATAAAAAAAATAAGAGAAACCTCACCAGATATTAATGTTGTAATTTTAGACGACGCTTACCAGCATCGTGCAGTATCCCCTGGATTAAACATATTAGTAACTGATTATTCAAAACTATATATTAATGATTTAGTTCTACCTTCGGGTCGTTTAAGGGAATGGGCAACAGGAAGTTCAAGAGCTGACATTATTATTGTTTCTAAAACACCTACAATTTTATCTCCAATTGATATTAGACGAATAAAAGATGAACTACATCCAAAATCACATCAAGAGATTTTTTTCTCCTACACACAATATGGAACACTAATACCATTTACAACTCATGCCGAAACTTTTCAATTTGATAATCAAAAAACTTGTTCTGTACTTTTAATTACTGGAATAGCCAAACCTTCCCCACTTTTTTATCATATAAAAGATCATTATAATACTGTAGAACATATAAAGTTTCCAGATCATCACAATTTCGATTCCAACGATATAAAGAATATTCGAAATTCTTTTAATGATTTATTTGGCAATAATAAATTAATAATAACTACTGAAAAAGATATAATGCGTTTATCTTTGCCGGAAATAAAAAAACAAATAGAAGACCTTCCTATATTTTATCAGCCTATAGAAATAGCATTTCATGGTAATGGTAAGGAGGAGTTCGATAGTAAAATATTAAAATATGTTAGAGCAAATACAGCAAGCTAA
- the udk gene encoding uridine kinase has translation MIIIGIAGGTGSGKTTVVRKIANVVPEKNVAILMQDSYYNDNAHLSFEERQKINYDHPNSIDFDLLLKQINDLKTNQPIEQPIYSYTTHTRTGDYTVIHPKEILIVEGILIFTNEELRKLCDIKIFVHTDSDLRLIRRIKRDINERGRDLEEVLNRYEKTLKPMHNQFIEPTMKYADLIIPVGGENKVAIDILTSMINEKIKK, from the coding sequence ATGATTATTATTGGAATAGCAGGAGGAACAGGGTCAGGAAAAACAACAGTAGTTCGTAAAATAGCTAATGTGGTTCCTGAGAAAAATGTTGCTATTTTAATGCAAGACTCATATTATAATGATAATGCTCACCTGTCTTTTGAGGAACGTCAAAAAATAAATTACGACCATCCCAACTCTATTGATTTTGATTTGCTTTTAAAACAAATCAATGATTTAAAAACCAATCAACCCATTGAACAACCTATTTATTCATATACCACTCATACTAGAACTGGAGATTATACAGTTATTCACCCAAAAGAGATATTAATTGTAGAAGGCATTTTAATATTTACCAATGAGGAATTACGTAAGCTTTGTGACATTAAAATATTTGTTCATACCGATTCTGATTTACGTTTAATTAGACGTATAAAAAGAGACATTAATGAACGAGGAAGAGATTTGGAAGAAGTGTTAAACCGATATGAAAAAACACTAAAACCAATGCATAATCAGTTTATAGAACCAACCATGAAATATGCTGATTTAATTATTCCAGTTGGCGGAGAGAATAAGGTTGCAATTGACATTCTAACGTCGATGATAAATGAAAAAATAAAAAAATAA